The genomic DNA GGCGGATCGTGCCGCTCTCCGGCAGCCTCAGCGAGATCGTGTTCACGCTCGGGCTCGGCGACCGGGTCGTGGCCCGGGACATCACCGCCACCTTCCAACAGGCCGCGAGACTCCCGCTGGTGACCCGTAATCACGATGTCTCCGCCGAGAGTGTGCTGTCCCTCAAGCCCGATCTCGTGCTCGCCGAGAAGACGACCGGACCGGCCGAGGCCATGGGTCAGATCCGCGCGGCCGGCGTCCCGGTCCTGGTCGTCGATCCGGCGCAGGGCCTGGCGGATGTGGGCCAGCGGATCCGGGCGGTGGCCGACGCGCTCGGCGTACCGGCCGCGGGCAAGGAGCTGACCAAGCGCTCGGAGGACCGGATCGCCGCCGTGCGCACGGCGATTCCGGCGCACAAGGAGAAGCCGCGGGTCGCGTTCCTGTATCTGCGCGGGTCGGCGTCCGTGTATCTCATCGGGGGCAAGGGTTCGGGTGCGACCTCGCTGCTGGAGGCGGCCGGGGCGGTCGACGCGGGCGCGAAGTCGGGCCTGGAACAGGACTTCACGGCCATCACCACCGAGGCGCTCGCGCAGGCCGCGCCCGACGCCATTCTCGTCATGACCAAGGGACTTGAGTCGGTCGGCGGGATGGACGGGCTGGTGAAGATCCCCGGCGTCGCGCAGACCCCGGCCGGGATGAACCGGCGGGTCGTGTCGATCGAGGACGGGGTGCTCCTCAACTACGGGCCGCGCACCGACCAGGTGCTCAAGTCGATCGTGGCGCAGTTGTACGGGGGCGGGGCCAAGTGACCGTACTGGACAAGGGGGTTGAGGCGGCGGTCGCTCCAACTCCCCCGCGCCGCAAGCGCAGTGCGGCCTGGATGCTCACCGTCGGGCTGGTCGTCGCGCTGCTCGTGCTCGTCCCGGTGGCGGCCGGCCTCGGCGCGTATCCGATCCCGACGGGGGATGTCCTGTCGTCCGTGCAGCACCGACTGGGGCTCGGCGGGGGCGCGTTGGACCGCGTACCGGAGTCGGTGCTGTGGAACGTGCGGTTCCCGCGGATCGTGCTCGCGCTGCTCGTCGGGGCGTCGCTGGGGTGCGCGGGGGCGTTGATGCAGGGCGTGTTCGGGAATCCGCTCGCCGAGCCGGGGGTCATCGGGGTGTCCTCGGGGGCGGCGGTGGGCGCGGTCGCGGTGATCGCGTTCGGGCTGGACTTCCTCGGGACGTGGACGGTGTCGGCGGTGGCGTTCGTCTCCGGGCTCGCCACGGTTCTGCTGGTCTACGCGATGTCACGCTCGGGCGGCCGTACGGAAGTGGTGACGCTGATCCTCACCGGGATCGCGCTGAACGCGTTCGCGGGGGCGCTGATCGGGCTGTTCCTGTTCTTCGCGGACACGGCGGCGGTCAACCAGATCACCTTCTGGCAGCTCGGCTCGCTCTCCCAGGCGACCTGGCCGAAGGTCCTCGCGATCCTCCCGTGCGCGGTGATCGGCCTGACCCTCGCACCGCTCCACGCCGGCCGCCTCGACCTCCTCGCGCTCGGTGAACGCCCCGCGCGGCACCTGGGAGTTGACGTCGAACGGCTCCGGATCGTCCTGGTGCTGGTCATCGCGCTGCTCACGGCGGCGGCGGTCAGCGTCTCGGGGATCATCAGTTTCGTCGGCCTGGTCGTCCCCCATCTCCTGCGCATGGCGGCGGGCCCCGGCCACCGCTTCCTGATCCCGGCCAGCGCGCTGCTCGGCGCGCTGGCGCTGCTGGGCGCGGACCTCACGGCCCGCACGGTCGCGGCCCCGGCGGAGCTCCCGCTCGGCGTCCTGACGGCCCTGCTCGGCAGCCCGTTCTTCTTCTGGCTGCTGCGTAGGACGCGGCGCAGGCAAGGGGGTTGGGCGTGAACCAGGTCCCCAGGTTGCCCGGAACCCACCACCGTTTCCCCGCCGAGACTGCCACTGGATGCGGGTTGGGGGCTACAGGCCGTGGGTGGCTGGTCGCGCAGTTCCCCGCGCCCCTAAAAGGGGCGCTCAGGTTGCCCGGCGGATCATGTACGCCGTGCCTTTGTCCGCCGCAACCGCGCCCAACCCCCACCCACAAGGAGCCCGCGCATGAGACTTCTCCGCGGCCGGCCCGCACCCCCCGCCCCCGCCGAACCGGGTGACGTCCTGGCCGAGGCCGAGGATCTGCACGTCCGGCTCGGGCAGCGCACCGTCCTCCACGGGGTGTCCGTGCCCGTCCGTGCCGGTGAGGTGCTCGCGCTCGTCGGTCCCAACGGGGCGGGAAAAACAACCCTGTTGAGTGCCCTCGCCGCTGACCTCCCGGCCGCCGCCGGAGTCGTCCGGATCGACGGCCGTCCCGCCGCCGCTTGGTCCGCCCCCGAACTCGCCCTGCGGCGCGCCGTACTTCCCCAATCGGCCACGCTCTCCTTCCCGTTCACGGTCGAGGACGTCGTACGGATGGGGCGGGCGCCGCACGCCGCCACCCCCGCCGAGGACGATCTCGCCGTGGCGGAGGCGATGGCGCGGACGGAGGTCACGGGCTTCGCGCCACGGCCGTTCTCCGCGCTCAGTGGTGGGGAGCGGGCCCGGGTCGCGCTCGCCCGGGTGCTCGCCCAGCGGGCGCCGCTGCTGCTGCTGGACGAACCGACGGCCGCGCTCGACCTCCGGCATCAGGAACTGGTCCTGCGGCTGTGCCGGGAAAGGGCGCACGCGGGGGACGCGGTGGTCGTGGTGCTGCACGATCTCGCGCTGGCCGCCGCCTACGCGCACCGGGTCGCGATCCTGCGCGCCGGTCGTGTCGCCGCCGACGGTCCGCCGGGGGACGTATTCACCGAGGCGTTGCTTTCGGACGTCTATGACCAGCCGGTCGAGGTGTTTCCGCATCCGCGCACGGGGGCGGTCGTGGTGACGCCGAAACGCCCCGCTTGACCTTCCCTTGACCGTCCCTTGACGTTTGTTTTCCGCCATGGAGATCAAGCCGTGTCTGTGATTCTTCTGTGGGCAGTGAATACCCACCCGGGCGGGTATGAGTGAGGTAAGCCTCAGGTAAGTTAGGGCAGCCTCACCACAGTGCCTCGCTACACACTCTCGCTTGGAGCCTGCATGCGTGCCGTCCGACTTCCCGTCGTCACCGCCGTCGCCGCCGCGGCGGCCCTGACCGCCGTCACGGCGTGCACCGCGAAGAGCGACGCCAAGGACGGTGACGCGATCCAGGTGACCGCCGCCGACTCCAAGTGCACGACCTCCACCAAGTCGAT from Streptomyces sp. NBC_01478 includes the following:
- a CDS encoding heme/hemin ABC transporter substrate-binding protein, coding for MPRETDGTVPRLRTRLAGALLSVLALTLTGCGGAATSATSASAKASSPANRVEPLTDTPDPQLPVTVSSADGKKVTVRNARRIVPLSGSLSEIVFTLGLGDRVVARDITATFQQAARLPLVTRNHDVSAESVLSLKPDLVLAEKTTGPAEAMGQIRAAGVPVLVVDPAQGLADVGQRIRAVADALGVPAAGKELTKRSEDRIAAVRTAIPAHKEKPRVAFLYLRGSASVYLIGGKGSGATSLLEAAGAVDAGAKSGLEQDFTAITTEALAQAAPDAILVMTKGLESVGGMDGLVKIPGVAQTPAGMNRRVVSIEDGVLLNYGPRTDQVLKSIVAQLYGGGAK
- a CDS encoding FecCD family ABC transporter permease — protein: MTVLDKGVEAAVAPTPPRRKRSAAWMLTVGLVVALLVLVPVAAGLGAYPIPTGDVLSSVQHRLGLGGGALDRVPESVLWNVRFPRIVLALLVGASLGCAGALMQGVFGNPLAEPGVIGVSSGAAVGAVAVIAFGLDFLGTWTVSAVAFVSGLATVLLVYAMSRSGGRTEVVTLILTGIALNAFAGALIGLFLFFADTAAVNQITFWQLGSLSQATWPKVLAILPCAVIGLTLAPLHAGRLDLLALGERPARHLGVDVERLRIVLVLVIALLTAAAVSVSGIISFVGLVVPHLLRMAAGPGHRFLIPASALLGALALLGADLTARTVAAPAELPLGVLTALLGSPFFFWLLRRTRRRQGGWA
- a CDS encoding heme ABC transporter ATP-binding protein, which gives rise to MRLLRGRPAPPAPAEPGDVLAEAEDLHVRLGQRTVLHGVSVPVRAGEVLALVGPNGAGKTTLLSALAADLPAAAGVVRIDGRPAAAWSAPELALRRAVLPQSATLSFPFTVEDVVRMGRAPHAATPAEDDLAVAEAMARTEVTGFAPRPFSALSGGERARVALARVLAQRAPLLLLDEPTAALDLRHQELVLRLCRERAHAGDAVVVVLHDLALAAAYAHRVAILRAGRVAADGPPGDVFTEALLSDVYDQPVEVFPHPRTGAVVVTPKRPA